A window of the Brassica napus cultivar Da-Ae chromosome C5, Da-Ae, whole genome shotgun sequence genome harbors these coding sequences:
- the LOC106417142 gene encoding pectinesterase inhibitor translates to MVFSCVTRNMFSVLHLLALVLISITPLCSSYTPSDKVTKELVVQLCSKPTLYKNFCIAWLFSDPKTLTLDLHGLLGMVIEKTQGFGFRTIKLTKGLVNTTTDPNLKMIYGSCLTDYEQSTKGIEIAKGYASSKVYFSAFMAAYKAMMAISDCETLIEAQPIPAYFSRRVVMFERMCSTGMVFSKVLKEGK, encoded by the coding sequence ATGGTTTTTTCTTGCGTCACAAGAAACATGTTCtcggttcttcatcttctcgcCCTCGTTCTCATATCAATCACCCCTTTGTGTTCATCTTATACTCCAAGTGACAAAGTCACAAAAGAATTAGTCGTCCAACTCTGCTCAAAACCGACACTTTACAAAAACTTCTGCATCGCTTGGCTGTTCTCCGACCCAAAAACATTAACCCTCGACTTACACGGTCTTCTCGGTATGGTCATCGAAAAGACCCAAGGGTTTGGGTTCAGGACCATAAAGTTGACGAAAGGTTTAGTGAACACCACAACTGATCCAAATCTCAAGATGATATATGGGTCTTGCTTGACAGATTATGAACAATCCACTAAAGGGATCGAGATAGCAAAAGGATATGCCAGCTCCAAGGTATATTTCTCAGCATTTATGGCGGCTTATAAAGCGATGATGGCTATATCTGATTGTGAAACCTTGATTGAAGCACAGCCAATACCTGCTTATTTTTCGCGTCGCGTTGTGATGTTTGAAAGAATGTGTAGCACTGGTATGGTTTTCTCCAAAGTTTTGAAAGAAGGAAAATAG